A stretch of DNA from Pyramidobacter piscolens W5455:
AAAAACAGCCGCCGCTCGAGATCGTCGAGAAAACGCTGATCCCCGCGCTCGACGCCGTGGGACGCGATTACGAGGCGCAGAAAATCTATCTGCCGCAGCTGATAAAATCGGCCGACGCCGCGAAGGCGGCCCTCGAAGTGGTGAAGGGCGTGCTGGCCGGCGATCAGGGCGGCGCGCCCCGCAGCGGTCCCAAAGTGATCGTCGCGACGGTCTACGGCGACGTGCACGACATCGGCAAGAACATCGTCAAGGTGATCATGGAAAATTACAATTTCGACGTGATCGATCTCGGCAAGGACGTGTCGTCGGACGCCATCGTGGCCGCCGTCAAAAAGACGGGGGCTGCGGTGGTCGGCCTCAGCGCCCTGATGACCACCACGGTCGCCAGCATGAAAGAAACGATCGCGGCGCTGCGGCGCGAGTGCCCGGAAGTGCGCGTCATCGTCGGCGGCGCGGTGCTCACTCCCGATCTGGCCCGTCACGTCGGTGCCGACCGCTATGCCCGCGACGCCATGGACACCGTGCGCGCGGTGGAAGAGTTTTTGTCGCGAGAATAAGAAAAGGGATCTGACCTCGGCATGAGTTCAGATCCCTTTTTGATTGCTTTTGCCGGCGGCGCGCGGAAAAAATTTCCTCTGCGAAAAAACGCCTGTCGGTCGTCGCCGTTGCGTCCTGCGCCTCCTAGCCGAGCCGCGGCGTCCAGTATTTTTTGCCGGCGGCGCGTTTTTTCGCGTCGCGGACGCAGAGGATCTGGATCGCCCGGTTGCAGGTGGCCATGGCCGGTTCGAGCGGCGACGAGACCATCTCGTTGGTGATCCGGTTGGCCACGGCCACGCAGAGGCAGCCGCTGCGGAAGCCGTACAGGTTGCCCATCGTGAAGAGCGCGGCCGCCTCCATCTCGAAATTGAGCACGCGGGCGCGGCGTAGGTCCTCGACGATGTTTTCGAAGAACGACTGCCGGTAGCCGCGGTAGCCGGGACGCCCCTGTCCGCAGTGGAACGAGCCGGTGGAGCAGGAGAGCCCCACGTGATACGTCAGGCCAAGCTCTTCGCAGGCTTCGATCAGCGCCAGCGTCACTTCGTGATCGGCGGACGCCGGATAACGGTCTTCCACGTACAGGTTGCTGGCGCCGTCGTGGCGCACCGCCGCCGTGTTGACGATCAGGTCGCCGCAGGCGATGTCTTCCTGGATGACGCCGCAGGTGCCGAGGCGGATGAACGTGTCGGCGCCGACGCGGAGCAGTTCTTCCACGGCGATGGCAGTCGATGGGCCGCCCATGCCCGTGGAAGTGACGGAAACGGGCGCGCCGCCGGTCGTTCCCGTGAACGTGCGGTGCTCGCGGTTGGCGGCGACGAAGCGCCGCTCGTCCCAAGTTGCGGCGATCGCGTCGGCGCGGCCCGGATCGCCGGGCAAAAGCACATAGGGTGCCACGTCGCCGGGCGTGCACTGAATGTGGTACTGCCGCCCCTCCATCTCCGGCGCGTCGGCGCTGGATTTCCAATTTTCCGTCATGTTCTGGTCACTCCTTCTGCGCCGTTGAAATTCAATGACAGCGCGAAACTTTGCAAAAAATTATAACATGACGGCGACACGACGGCAAAAGACTCCGCAGCTGGAATACCTGCGGAGTCTTTTGTCGTCGTGCAGGGGACGGAACGCTCATTTCTTTTTGCCGTTCCCGTTTTTCGTTTTGAGCTTGGCGGGATCGGGACCGACGGGAAGAGGATAACTGAGAGAGTAGCGCTGGTACGTTTTTTTCTGCCCTGCGTCCTCGGTCCAGTCGGTGGCCGCCACGTCGGCATAGCTGCCTTCGCCGCCGAATTTCATCAGGCCGATGTTGAATTCGCCGTAGTCTTTGCCGGAAACTTCCAGATCGAAATCGCGGAACTGTGCGGCAAGGCTGCCGCCGATGAACTTCTGCAGAAAGTTGGAAGCGAGGCTTTCGGCGGAAACGTTGCCCGACACGCCGGCCTGCATGACGGCGCCAAGCCCACCCAGCAAACCGTTGAGAACGCGCATGTTGACGCTGCCGCTGACGAGCATGTGGTACACGTTGCCGCCGCGCTGCAGCAGGTCTTTGGGAACCAGGGCGGGATCCAGTTTGGGGAGCGCGCGTGCCCGCTTCCATGCCGTGCCGGTGAAGGAAACGAAATGGAAGAATTTGTCGTCGGGGCATGCCGTGATGGCGCTGCCGGGCAGAACGAAAACTTCGCCGTCGTTGACGTTGAAAAAGACGTTGCCGTGCTGGATCTTGAACGGGTCTTTGCCGGTGACGGCGAGCTGCCCGGGATATTTGTCCACGACGACGTCACGGACGCGGATCCTGCCGTCGCCCTGCACCAGCGTGGTCAAGCCGGAACGGACTGCGCCCCTGAAGCTGACGTCGCTTTTTCCGGCGATCTGCGCCGGGGGCGCGAACGACGCCGCGAGACGGTTCAGATCGATGTCCTTGCCGTTCAGCTGCACCGAATAAGTTCCCTTGGCCACGTCGCCGTCCGCTTTCACATGGAACGCGCCGCCGCCGAGTTCGAACTGTCCGTCGGGGATGTGCACTTTGTTTTGTCTGAAAGCGAAGGGGATCAGCACGTTGCTCACCGGCACCTGCGCGGCGGTGATGAGCGGCGAAGCGGCCTGACCGGTGAAACTGACGCCGCTGCCGTCGACCTCGCTGTGGACGGCGAGCGAAACGCGGCCGTCCGCGACGCTTGCCAGAGAGGGATCGAGCGCGTCGAGGCGGACCGTGGGAGCCGTTACGTCGAACGCGCCTTTCATTCCCTTTTTGAAATCCACCGTGCCGATGATCTCGGGGCGGCGGTCGCCCACGGCGATCGATGCCTTCACGTCGACACGGCTGTCTTTCAGCTCGGCCGTGCCCTTGGGATTGACGATCTT
This window harbors:
- a CDS encoding nucleoside phosphorylase, translated to MTENWKSSADAPEMEGRQYHIQCTPGDVAPYVLLPGDPGRADAIAATWDERRFVAANREHRTFTGTTGGAPVSVTSTGMGGPSTAIAVEELLRVGADTFIRLGTCGVIQEDIACGDLIVNTAAVRHDGASNLYVEDRYPASADHEVTLALIEACEELGLTYHVGLSCSTGSFHCGQGRPGYRGYRQSFFENIVEDLRRARVLNFEMEAAALFTMGNLYGFRSGCLCVAVANRITNEMVSSPLEPAMATCNRAIQILCVRDAKKRAAGKKYWTPRLG